In Sphingomonas sp. KC8, the sequence TGACGGACAAGTTCACCGGCGAAATCGCAACACGGGTGGCGATGGCGGATGCCACGACGATTGCGGCGGGGATCGCGGCGGCTGTCGAGGCGGCCGAGCCGATGGCGCAAATGGCATCCTATGAACGGCAGGCCGTACTCCAACATTGCGTCGATCGGTTCAAGGAACGCGCCGACGAACTGGCCTATGCGCTGTGCGTCGAAGCCGGCAAGCCGATCCGCGACAGCCGTGGCGAAGTCGGTCGTCTGATCGACACCTTCCGCATCGCCGCCGAAGAAAGCGTGCGGATGACCGGCGAAGTCCAACCGCTCGATATCAGTCCGCGGGCGAAGGGCTATCAGGGCATCTGGAAACGCGTGCCGATCGGCCCCTGCTCGTTCATTTCGCCTTTCAACTTTCCACTCAACCTCGCCGCCCACAAAGTCGCACCCGCAATCGCCGTCGGCTGTCCGTTCGTGATGAAGCCCGCCAGCCGCACTCCGCTCGGCGCAATCATCATGGGTGAGGTGCTCGCCGAAACCAACCTGCCGAGCGGCGCCTTCTCGATCCTCCCCGCGTCGCGCGACGGCGCGGACCTGTTCACCACCGACGATCGGTTGAAACTGCTGTCCTTCACCGGGTCACCTGATGTGGGCTGGGATCTGAAAGCGCGCGCCGGCAAGAAAAAGGTCGTGCTCGAACTTGGCGGCAATGCTGCTGTGATCATCGATGCCGATGCCGATCTGGACGATGCCGTCGATCGCACCGTGTTCGGCGCCTTCTATCAGTCCGGCCAGTCCTGCATCGGCGTCCAGCGCATCCTCGTCCACGACAAGGTTTATGACGCCTTCCGCGACAAGCTGGTTGCAAAGACAAGGACTTTGATCGCCGGCGACCCCCACGGCGAACAGACCTTCATCGGCCCTATGATCGATGTGAAGGAAGCCGCACGGCTCAGCGACTGGATTAGCGAAGCCACCGCAAAGGGCGCCACTTTGCTGTGCGGCGGCAAGCGTGACGGCGCAATGCTGGAAGCCACTTTGCTGGAACATGTTGGCCGCGACACCAAGCTCAACAT encodes:
- a CDS encoding aldehyde dehydrogenase family protein, coding for MKLKDSYPLYLANEARMPNTDLAVTDKFTGEIATRVAMADATTIAAGIAAAVEAAEPMAQMASYERQAVLQHCVDRFKERADELAYALCVEAGKPIRDSRGEVGRLIDTFRIAAEESVRMTGEVQPLDISPRAKGYQGIWKRVPIGPCSFISPFNFPLNLAAHKVAPAIAVGCPFVMKPASRTPLGAIIMGEVLAETNLPSGAFSILPASRDGADLFTTDDRLKLLSFTGSPDVGWDLKARAGKKKVVLELGGNAAVIIDADADLDDAVDRTVFGAFYQSGQSCIGVQRILVHDKVYDAFRDKLVAKTRTLIAGDPHGEQTFIGPMIDVKEAARLSDWISEATAKGATLLCGGKRDGAMLEATLLEHVGRDTKLNIEEAFGPVAFLIRFSEWNESVAIVNDSKFGLQAGIFTRDIFKVLDAWDRLDVGGVVINDVPSYRVDNMPYGGVKDSGLGREGIRFAMEDMTEIRNLVIRRRAP